Proteins encoded by one window of Streptomyces sp. NBC_01571:
- a CDS encoding PPOX class F420-dependent oxidoreductase: MTQDATQDALLKLLSEYKGGVLTTLKRDGRPQLSNVVHAYSPDENIVRVSLTDDRAKTRNLRRDPRASYHVTSDDRWAYTVAEGTAELTPVAGDPHDETVEELVRLYRDLMGEHPDWDDYRAAMVRDRRLVLRLHVERTYGVPRER; the protein is encoded by the coding sequence ATGACTCAGGACGCGACGCAGGACGCACTGCTCAAGCTGCTCTCCGAGTACAAGGGCGGGGTGCTCACCACCCTCAAGAGGGACGGGCGGCCCCAGCTGTCGAACGTTGTTCACGCCTACAGTCCCGACGAGAACATCGTCCGGGTGTCTCTCACGGACGACCGCGCCAAGACGCGGAACCTGCGCCGGGACCCGCGGGCCTCGTACCACGTGACCAGCGACGACCGCTGGGCGTACACGGTCGCCGAAGGCACCGCCGAGCTCACTCCGGTGGCAGGGGACCCGCACGACGAGACGGTCGAGGAGCTCGTCCGTCTCTACCGCGACCTGATGGGCGAGCACCCCGACTGGGACGACTACCGGGCCGCCATGGTCCGTGACCGGCGGCTCGTGCTGCGGCTGCACGTGGAGCGCACCTACGGCGTCCCCCGCGAACGCTGA
- a CDS encoding saccharopine dehydrogenase family protein, which produces MKSKATAASGTVHWIGAGLSTGSGLAAVCDAADRVHLWHRTEERAARSLEALGLTGRAEPRAHTLPALTAALAPGDVVVSMLPAPEHAPLLAACVGSGAHFACSSYVSDAVLAQAPAATAAGVVVLTECGLDPGIDHLFAHSLIARARRAIGDGVAASYSLTSYCGGVPAVPDDFRYRFSWAPAGVLGALRSPARYIEDGNRTTVPRPWEATRPHHVDGETFEVYPNRDSVPFLQQYGLPDAWTPETFVRGTLRLDGWQRAWDAVFAELKAGDDERIAALAQELAAAHPTTDTDRDRVVLVVSLEVRSEPGTSWSGRYLLDLEGTAEESAMARCVSRTLALGVRHILDGSLPPGLCRAAGTATRSEQWLAELARDGMEFGLRTG; this is translated from the coding sequence GTGAAGTCAAAGGCAACGGCAGCGAGCGGCACCGTGCACTGGATAGGCGCGGGTCTGTCCACCGGCAGCGGTCTGGCCGCCGTCTGCGACGCCGCCGACCGTGTGCACCTGTGGCACCGCACCGAGGAGCGCGCGGCGCGGAGCCTGGAGGCGCTGGGCCTGACCGGTCGCGCGGAGCCCCGCGCCCACACGCTGCCCGCGCTCACCGCCGCGCTCGCGCCCGGAGACGTCGTGGTCTCCATGCTGCCCGCGCCCGAACACGCTCCACTGCTCGCCGCCTGCGTCGGGAGCGGCGCCCATTTCGCCTGCTCGAGTTATGTGTCGGACGCCGTACTCGCGCAGGCGCCCGCGGCCACGGCGGCCGGCGTGGTGGTGCTGACCGAGTGCGGGCTCGACCCCGGTATCGACCACCTCTTCGCGCACAGCCTGATCGCCCGGGCCCGCCGGGCGATCGGGGACGGCGTGGCCGCCTCGTACAGCCTCACGTCGTACTGCGGTGGCGTCCCGGCGGTGCCCGACGACTTCCGGTACCGCTTCAGCTGGGCACCGGCCGGTGTGCTCGGCGCCCTGCGCTCACCGGCCCGCTACATCGAGGACGGTAACCGCACCACGGTCCCGCGCCCCTGGGAGGCGACCCGCCCCCATCACGTCGACGGCGAGACCTTCGAGGTCTACCCCAACCGCGACAGCGTGCCCTTCCTCCAGCAGTACGGTCTCCCCGACGCCTGGACACCGGAGACCTTCGTCCGGGGCACCCTCCGCCTCGACGGCTGGCAGCGCGCCTGGGACGCCGTCTTCGCCGAGCTGAAGGCGGGCGACGACGAGCGGATCGCGGCCCTCGCCCAGGAACTCGCGGCGGCCCACCCGACGACGGACACGGACCGCGACCGCGTCGTGCTCGTGGTGTCCCTGGAGGTACGGAGCGAACCGGGCACGAGCTGGTCGGGCCGTTACCTCCTCGATCTCGAAGGGACCGCCGAGGAGAGCGCCATGGCGCGCTGTGTCTCCCGCACCCTGGCCCTCGGCGTCCGCCACATCCTCGACGGCTCGCTCCCGCCCGGTCTGTGCCGCGCCGCCGGGACGGCGACGCGGTCCGAGCAGTGGCTGGCCGAACTCGCCCGGGACGGGATGGAGTTCGGTCTGCGGACCGGGTGA
- a CDS encoding ornithine cyclodeaminase family protein, whose amino-acid sequence MTEDDAGPLYLSREQVVELLDTDTAIASQRAAFTALGDGTAELPGKIMHPSRFDDSVVFAYLARLSADTGAVAKFGSVNPGNAAAGLPTVHAVINALDPVTGRLAAVMDGTAVTTLRTAAASAVALDALATADSAELGLLGSGTQALAHARAVARVRELRSVRVWSPHPGRRAHAAQRLAAELGVAVEAAGSAEEAVAGASMVAACTLSSTPVVRGEWLAPGCTVVSVGSFEPTRSEVDAEVVRRAAAVVVDDPLTAAEHAGPVVEALARGILAPDDLIPLGGVLTGVRTARTGPDDIVLYNSVGLGVQDAAAAWAVIDAARARRARR is encoded by the coding sequence ATGACAGAAGACGACGCCGGACCGCTGTATCTGTCCCGTGAGCAGGTCGTGGAGCTGCTGGACACCGACACGGCGATCGCCTCGCAGCGCGCGGCGTTCACCGCGCTCGGTGACGGCACCGCCGAGCTGCCCGGCAAGATCATGCACCCCAGTCGCTTCGACGACAGCGTCGTCTTCGCGTACCTGGCGCGGCTGTCCGCGGACACCGGGGCCGTCGCCAAGTTCGGCAGCGTCAACCCGGGCAACGCGGCGGCGGGGCTGCCGACCGTCCATGCCGTGATCAACGCGCTCGATCCGGTGACCGGCCGGCTCGCCGCGGTCATGGACGGCACGGCGGTCACCACCCTGCGCACCGCCGCCGCCAGCGCTGTCGCCCTCGACGCGCTGGCCACCGCGGACAGCGCGGAGCTCGGCCTGCTGGGCTCCGGCACCCAGGCGCTCGCCCACGCGCGGGCCGTCGCCCGGGTGCGGGAACTGCGGTCCGTACGGGTGTGGAGCCCGCATCCCGGCCGGCGGGCGCACGCGGCCCAGCGGCTCGCCGCGGAACTCGGCGTCGCCGTCGAGGCGGCCGGCTCCGCGGAGGAGGCGGTCGCCGGAGCGTCGATGGTCGCGGCCTGCACGCTCAGCAGCACACCCGTCGTGCGGGGCGAGTGGCTGGCGCCGGGGTGCACGGTCGTCAGCGTGGGGTCCTTCGAGCCCACCCGCAGCGAGGTCGACGCCGAGGTGGTCCGGCGGGCCGCGGCGGTGGTCGTCGACGATCCGCTGACGGCGGCGGAGCACGCGGGACCGGTGGTCGAGGCGCTGGCCCGGGGAATCCTCGCGCCGGACGACCTGATCCCGCTCGGCGGCGTCCTGACCGGCGTCCGTACGGCCCGCACCGGCCCGGACGACATCGTCCTCTACAACAGCGTCGGGCTCGGCGTGCAGGACGCCGCCGCGGCCTGGGCCGTGATCGACGCGGCCCGTGCCCGGCGGGCACGGCGGTGA
- the ribA gene encoding GTP cyclohydrolase II, whose translation MTDNFAVLAGTARRSGVERVVIAPLPTVYGNFQAVGYLDHDRGEEQVALVHGEVGDLAGGGEDATKEGVLTRLHSECLTGDAFGSTHCECGDQLGAALRAIVAEGRGILVYLRGHEGRGIGLLAKLQAMKLQSEGLDTVEANVALGLPVDARDYRVAADILHDLGVRSVRLLSNNPRKRESLQRNGIKVAEQVPLLIPPCEENLSYLLTKRERLDHFLPHLDGGDWTKAIFCGTAKAAITEE comes from the coding sequence ATGACAGATAACTTTGCAGTACTTGCCGGGACCGCGCGCCGCTCTGGTGTCGAACGAGTCGTGATCGCCCCTCTGCCCACCGTGTACGGCAATTTCCAGGCGGTCGGCTACCTGGACCACGACCGCGGAGAGGAGCAAGTGGCCCTGGTCCACGGGGAAGTCGGTGATCTCGCCGGCGGTGGAGAGGACGCGACGAAGGAAGGCGTCCTCACCCGGCTCCATTCGGAGTGCCTCACCGGGGACGCGTTCGGCTCCACGCACTGCGAGTGCGGCGACCAACTCGGCGCGGCGCTGCGCGCCATCGTCGCGGAGGGCCGCGGCATCCTCGTCTACCTCCGCGGTCACGAGGGCCGCGGCATCGGCCTGCTCGCCAAGCTGCAGGCGATGAAGCTCCAGTCGGAGGGCCTCGACACCGTGGAGGCGAACGTCGCCCTCGGTCTCCCGGTCGACGCCCGCGACTACCGGGTGGCCGCGGACATCCTGCACGACCTCGGCGTACGGTCGGTGCGTCTGCTCTCGAACAACCCGCGCAAGCGTGAGTCGCTGCAGCGCAACGGCATCAAGGTCGCCGAGCAGGTCCCGCTGCTGATACCGCCGTGCGAGGAGAACCTCAGCTACCTGCTCACCAAGCGGGAGCGCCTCGACCACTTCCTCCCTCACCTGGACGGCGGCGACTGGACGAAGGCGATCTTTTGCGGAACGGCGAAGGCGGCTATCACTGAGGAATGA
- a CDS encoding FAD-binding oxidoreductase, with translation MNGTAQVVVVGGGVIGTSIAYHLARAGVRDVVLVERDELASGSTARAAGGVRAQFSDELNIRLGARSLEAFARFGEEPGQDIGLRRVGYLFLLSTPEEVAAFEDGVRLQNALGVPSRLIDPAEARRLSPLIGTDGLLAAAFSPDDGHCTPESVVQGYAAGARRHGATLLRHCEVTGIETRGDTITAVVTTGGRIATGAVVCAAGAWSRAVGAMAGVDLPVQPLRRQIAVTEPVPDLPPDLPMTIDFTTSLYFHAEGPGLLVGMSDPDETPGFATGTHERWIPRLAEAMRRRAPALLDLRRTGGWAGLYEVTPDHNALIGEARSCARFLYATGFSGHGFLQGPAVGEVVRDLYLGRVPFLDISPLSVERFAADAPRPEVNLV, from the coding sequence GTGAACGGGACCGCTCAGGTCGTCGTTGTCGGCGGCGGCGTGATCGGCACGAGCATCGCCTACCACCTGGCCCGCGCGGGTGTACGGGACGTCGTCCTGGTCGAGCGCGACGAACTGGCGTCCGGCTCCACCGCGCGGGCCGCCGGCGGCGTCCGGGCGCAGTTCTCCGACGAGCTCAACATCCGGTTGGGCGCCCGCAGCCTGGAGGCGTTCGCCCGTTTCGGGGAGGAACCCGGCCAGGACATCGGCCTGCGCCGGGTCGGCTACCTGTTCCTGCTCTCCACCCCCGAGGAGGTCGCGGCCTTCGAGGACGGGGTGCGGCTGCAGAACGCGCTCGGAGTGCCCAGCCGCCTGATCGACCCCGCCGAGGCACGCCGGCTGTCCCCGCTCATCGGCACCGACGGCCTGCTGGCCGCCGCCTTCTCCCCGGACGACGGGCACTGCACCCCCGAGTCCGTGGTCCAGGGCTACGCGGCCGGAGCCCGCCGGCACGGCGCGACCCTGCTGCGGCACTGCGAGGTCACCGGCATCGAGACCCGCGGGGACACCATCACCGCGGTGGTCACCACCGGCGGCCGGATCGCCACCGGCGCGGTCGTCTGCGCCGCCGGCGCCTGGTCGCGGGCCGTCGGCGCGATGGCCGGAGTGGACCTTCCGGTGCAGCCGCTGCGCCGCCAGATCGCCGTCACCGAACCCGTCCCCGACCTGCCGCCCGACCTCCCCATGACGATCGACTTCACCACCAGCCTCTACTTCCACGCCGAGGGCCCGGGGCTCCTCGTCGGCATGTCCGACCCCGACGAGACCCCCGGGTTCGCCACCGGGACGCACGAGCGCTGGATACCGCGGCTGGCCGAGGCCATGCGGCGACGCGCGCCCGCCCTGCTCGACCTGCGCCGCACGGGTGGCTGGGCGGGCCTCTACGAGGTCACACCGGACCACAACGCGCTGATCGGCGAGGCGCGTTCGTGCGCCCGCTTCCTGTACGCGACCGGGTTCTCGGGCCACGGCTTCCTGCAGGGACCGGCGGTCGGCGAGGTGGTCCGGGATCTGTACCTGGGCCGCGTACCCTTCCTCGACATCAGCCCCCTGAGCGTCGAGCGCTTCGCCGCCGACGCCCCGCGCCCGGAGGTCAACCTCGTATGA
- a CDS encoding saccharopine dehydrogenase, whose product MTELHLWLRHETRTTERRTPVVPSDARRLVDAGVTLTVEDSPQRVFPAEAYEQAGCGVAEAGSWVSAPPDAVVVGLKELPADSAELTHRHLFFGHAYKRQPGAEPLLRRFLAGGGALLDLEYLVDDEGRRLAAFGYWAGYLGAALAVLQHRDALKAPLRPTSKEELDAELAGIAGELPALVIGALGRSGRGARAALGVAGVEPTCWDLAETRDLDRAALLDHELMVNTVLTTRPIPPFLTDKDLDGPGRRLRTLCDVTCDVGSPSNVLPVYDATTNWTRPVRRLRERPALDLIAIDNLPSLLPLEASVDFSAALLPQLLEFGVGGPWGRCLDRFHQACREHGLE is encoded by the coding sequence ATGACCGAGCTCCACTTGTGGCTGCGCCACGAGACCCGTACGACCGAACGGCGCACGCCCGTCGTGCCCTCGGACGCCCGACGGCTCGTCGACGCCGGCGTGACGCTCACGGTCGAGGACTCGCCGCAGCGGGTCTTCCCGGCCGAGGCGTACGAGCAGGCGGGGTGCGGTGTCGCCGAGGCGGGCTCCTGGGTCTCGGCACCGCCGGACGCGGTGGTCGTCGGCCTCAAGGAACTCCCCGCCGATTCAGCCGAACTGACGCACCGGCACCTCTTCTTCGGGCACGCCTACAAGCGGCAGCCGGGGGCCGAGCCGCTGCTGCGCAGGTTCCTCGCCGGCGGTGGTGCCCTGCTCGACCTGGAATACCTGGTGGACGACGAAGGACGCAGGCTCGCCGCCTTCGGCTACTGGGCCGGATATCTGGGTGCGGCGCTGGCGGTGCTGCAGCACCGGGACGCCCTGAAGGCCCCGTTGCGGCCCACGTCGAAGGAGGAGCTGGACGCGGAACTCGCCGGGATCGCGGGGGAGCTGCCGGCACTGGTGATCGGTGCCCTCGGCCGCAGCGGCCGGGGCGCCCGCGCCGCGCTGGGCGTGGCCGGGGTGGAGCCGACCTGCTGGGATCTCGCCGAGACCCGTGATCTGGACCGGGCGGCCCTGCTGGACCACGAGTTGATGGTGAACACCGTGCTCACGACCCGGCCGATCCCGCCCTTCCTCACGGACAAGGACCTCGACGGACCCGGCCGCCGGCTGCGCACGCTGTGCGACGTGACCTGCGACGTCGGATCGCCGTCCAACGTGCTGCCGGTCTACGACGCCACCACTAACTGGACGCGCCCCGTGCGCCGCCTGCGGGAGCGGCCCGCCCTGGACCTGATCGCCATCGACAACCTGCCGTCCCTGCTGCCGCTGGAGGCGAGCGTCGACTTCTCGGCGGCGCTGCTGCCGCAGCTCCTGGAGTTCGGCGTCGGCGGCCCGTGGGGACGCTGCCTGGACCGGTTCCACCAAGCCTGCCGTGAACACGGCCTGGAGTAA
- a CDS encoding serine hydrolase: MGHLRQEVEPHEVGLDPKALARLDQHFAHLVDDHRLPGCLVAVSRHGTVAHLATHGWRDRAAGLPVETDTLWRIYSMTKPVTSVAALMLLEEGHFRLDDPVARFLPAFAEPRVYVDGSGAGTRTRPADQPLTIRHLLTHTSGLTFGFYHSHPVDALYRVAGLESSVAPGTDLAGTCEVYAGLPLQFEPGTAWNYSVSTNVLGRLVEVVSGQDLDVFLAERIFRPLGMTDAGFCVTDEQSGRLAELYGEDSEGRIAPIAGLPLHGRPRFLSGSGGMVATAHDYHRFMEMLRRRGELDGVRLLKPETVDTMASNQLPGGADRRTFGSPLHREPGNAGLGFGLGVSVVVDPEITRSPSGEGAFGWSGVAGTTFWVDPHRDLTVQFFTQVRPAGSHAHFPELKRLVHEAVRD, from the coding sequence ATGGGACACCTGCGACAAGAGGTCGAGCCGCATGAGGTCGGCCTCGATCCGAAGGCCCTGGCCCGGTTGGACCAGCACTTCGCCCACCTGGTCGACGACCACCGGCTGCCCGGTTGTCTGGTGGCCGTGTCCCGGCACGGCACGGTCGCGCACCTCGCGACGCACGGATGGCGCGACCGCGCGGCCGGGCTTCCGGTCGAGACCGACACGCTGTGGCGGATCTACTCGATGACGAAGCCGGTCACCTCGGTGGCCGCGCTGATGCTCCTCGAGGAGGGACACTTCCGGCTGGACGACCCGGTCGCCCGTTTCCTGCCCGCCTTCGCCGAACCTCGGGTGTACGTCGACGGGTCGGGGGCCGGCACGCGGACCCGTCCGGCAGATCAACCCCTCACGATCCGGCATCTGTTGACCCACACCTCCGGCCTGACGTTCGGTTTCTACCACTCCCATCCGGTCGACGCGCTCTACCGCGTCGCCGGTCTGGAGTCGTCGGTGGCGCCGGGCACGGATCTCGCCGGAACCTGCGAGGTGTACGCCGGTCTGCCGCTCCAGTTCGAGCCGGGCACCGCGTGGAACTACTCGGTCTCCACCAACGTCCTGGGGCGTCTCGTCGAGGTGGTGTCCGGTCAGGACCTCGACGTCTTCCTCGCCGAGCGGATCTTCCGTCCGCTCGGGATGACGGACGCCGGGTTCTGTGTCACCGACGAGCAGTCCGGACGGCTCGCCGAGCTCTACGGGGAGGACTCCGAGGGGCGGATCGCCCCGATCGCCGGGCTCCCGCTGCACGGCCGGCCGCGCTTCCTGTCCGGGAGCGGCGGCATGGTGGCCACCGCCCACGACTACCACCGCTTCATGGAGATGCTCCGCCGGCGCGGCGAACTCGACGGCGTGCGGCTGCTGAAGCCGGAGACCGTGGACACGATGGCGTCCAACCAGTTGCCGGGAGGCGCCGACCGCCGCACCTTCGGCAGCCCGCTGCACCGCGAGCCCGGCAACGCGGGCCTGGGCTTCGGCCTCGGCGTCTCCGTCGTGGTGGACCCGGAGATCACCCGGTCCCCCTCCGGCGAGGGTGCGTTCGGCTGGAGCGGTGTGGCCGGTACGACCTTCTGGGTCGACCCGCACCGGGACCTGACCGTGCAGTTCTTCACCCAGGTCCGCCCGGCGGGGTCCCACGCGCACTTCCCCGAGCTGAAGCGGCTGGTGCACGAGGCCGTGCGGGACTGA